One Calliopsis andreniformis isolate RMS-2024a chromosome 9, iyCalAndr_principal, whole genome shotgun sequence genomic window carries:
- the Brd8 gene encoding bromodomain containing 8, with protein sequence MASVQDRLKLKRSYDNWSTREQLCLASSVLKSGDQNWMSVSRSLKAFVEKETLRPPDWFSQKSCAIQYAHLLENADTPKRKKRESGETTGESIVRRLTQERIAELGQILAFQRDEYRQLKTEINILKSGSITEDKLQKMWIAIEQEEREQEQKAKAYSAWLAKRQQKQELNSPQVVSTMNQRKPTENTMETQEITETVDEEEKKNRGGRSPLLTSLLKSPSPTTQIQTSTTTVQVSSPTITSLLGSSPKVPTSQLTQNVPPQLHQLVSSAISNVPPERPSVGAPTLSMLLEMPANTQRGPLPILQTAPTIVSQQNVPTTVHTLQPPPVQQVTIQNETPAATQSLAINTPSIPVTESMVQIIDNIDDVIRKDIMSDVIDKDEINEIIGDIEELIKEEITGSPQTLDTTPTTINTLTVSQIPEVPMVTERPEPRDVDEVVSLSNSPESESEMAIEEIDSSTSNIAEIIGTVAIEPQEPKVIVAEISETMTNTSEEVKSEESTCDERVTLTDEFVPELETRDGENSKDVPLEEKQIVDEFDTMDSTSNAEAEGSDSKVSTKEIIDDVADEEIGVEEEEEGEEGGEEEEEEEEEDDETEAETTITEAKRSPSNKLQRDSSEQLENKDNMELDQLEMHLAKITGEQQDVPSAEVVSVSSEVTNDLPSAEDTEKSQDISLILEDDESTHSSDDKKKITEDNVIENTIESTESIESFKEESVIVIKEKAIEEINEESIEKSQEEQTEETLEIYTDEFKKEDTKDSSEDTASSILQDIEIKEEEIEETAIVEDTTQSMPSEEIESSKQEPVEPIKSEMDTSNIKKEENVFEESKVEEEPKSRLESSVLPEVKKEDILVKEEKEDKKNVDNEHPIKKETESIINTGEDTVELDEEESSLSKLSGGRAMKTYSKKQNASIDSEPENEGTGEGADYRAWKKAVMLVYNRLATHKYASVFLRPITEDQAPGYHSVIFRPMDLSTIKKNIDNGTIRSTMHFQRDVMLMFQNAIMYNKHDTFIYKMAVSMQEECLQHMQILVQVTGEGTLRRETRTAASSSSENSENSIKRKRSHITPSPHDTESPRSKKRRKSEND encoded by the exons ATGGCATCGGTACAAGATA GATTAAAATTAAAACGATCCTATGATAATTGGAGTACACGTGAACAATTATGTTTAGCATCCAGTGTGTTAAAGTCAGGTGACCAAAACTGGATGAGTGTATCAAGATCTTTAAAAGCATTTGTCGAAAAAGAAACATTAAGGCCACCTGATTGGTTCTCTCAAAAATCTTGTGCTATTCAATATGCACATTTGTTAGAAAATGCAGATACTCCAAAGAGGAAAAAAAGGGAAAGTGGAGAAACAACGGGTGAATCCATAGTTAGGAGATTAACACAAGAAAGAATAGCTGAACTAGGACAGATATTAGCATTTCAAAGAGATGAATATCGACAACTCAAAACTGAAATAAATATATTGAAATCTGGGTCAATAACAGAAGATAAACTACAAAAAATGTGGATTGCAATTGAACAAGAAGAAAGAGAACAAGAGCAAAAAGCAAAAGCTTATTCTGCATGGCTTGCAAAAAGACAACAGAAACAAGAATTAAATTCTCCACAAGTTGTATCTACTATGAATCAACGGAAACCTACAGAGAACACTATGGAAACACAAGAAATCACAGAAACTGTGgatgaagaagaaaagaaaaatagagGTGGAAGATCTCCATTGTTAACAAGCTTATTAAAGTCACCTAGTCCAACAACACAAATTCAGACATCAACTACTACAGTACAAGTTAGCTCTCCTACAATTACAAGTTTACTTGGCTCTAGTCCTAAAGTACCAACCTCTCAATTAACACAAAATGTACCACCACAGTTGCATCAGTTGGTTTCTTCTGCAATTTCaaatgttccaccagaacgtccCTCAGTTGGTGCACCAACTTTATCTATGTTATTGGAAATGCCAGCTAATACGCAAAGAGGCCCCTTACCTATTTTACAAACAGCTCCAACAATTGTGTCCCAGCAAAACGTACCTACTACTGTTCATACTCTTCAACCACCACCTGTCCAACAAGTAACAATTCAAAATGAAACACCTGCAGCTACACAATCGCTTGCAATCAATACACCAAGTATTCCAGTCACAGAAAGTATGGTACAGATAATAGATAATATAGATGATGTAATACGTAAAGATATAATGTCAGATGTAATAGACAAAGATGAGATTAATGAAATTATTGGAGATATAGAAGAATTAATAAAGGAAGAAATAACTGGAAGCCCACAGACTTTGGATACAACTCCTACAACAATTAATACTCTCACTGTATCTCAGATTCCAGAAGTACCAATGGTTACAGAGCGGCCAGAACCTAGAGATGTAGATGAAGTTGTGTCTCTTTCTAATTCACCAGAAAGTGAAAGTGAAATGGCTATTGAAGAAATTGATTCCAGCACATCAAATATTGCAGAAATAATAGGGACAGTAGCAATAGAACCACAGGAACCTAAAGTTATTGTTGCAGAAATATCTGAAACTATGACAAACACGTCTGAGGAAGTGAAGTCTGAAGAAAGTACATGCGACGAAAGGGTAACGTTAACTGATGAATTCGTTCCCGAATTAGAAACTCGTGATGGGGAGAATAGCAAAGATGTACCATTAGAAGAGAAACAAATAGTTGACGAATTTGATACTATGGACTCCACTTCAAATGCTGAAGCTGAAGGAAGTGATTCCAAAGTGTCTACAAAAGAAATTATAGATGATGTAGCAGATGAAGAAATAGgagtagaagaagaagaagagggagaagaaggaggagaagaggaggaagaagaggaagaagaggacGATGAAACAGAAGCAGAGACAACTATAACAGAGGCTAAAAGATCTCCTAGTAATAAATTGCAAAGAGATTCTTCTGAGCAATTAGAAAATAAGGATAATATGGAGTTAGATCAATTAGAAATGCACCTTGCTAAAATTACAGGTGAACAACAAGATGTTCCATCAGCAGAAGTGGTTAGTGTTTCTTCTGAAGTAACAAATGATCTTCCCAGTGCAGAAGATACTGAAAAGTCACAGGATATTAGTTTAATCTTGGAAGATGATGAAAGTACACACAGTTCAgatgataaaaagaaaataacagaaGATAATGTTATAGAAAATACAATTGAGAGTACAGAGTCAATTGAATCCTTTAAAGAAGAATCTGTAATTGTAATAAAAGAAAAAGCTATTGAAGAAATAAATGAGGAATCAATAGAAAAATCTCAAGAAGAACAGACAGAAGAAACTTTAGAAATTTATACAGATGAATTCAAGAAAGAAGATACCAAGGATTCTTCTGAAGATACAGCAAGTTCTATTCTACAAGATATAGAAATTAAAGAAGAAGAGATAGAAGAAACTGCAATTGTAGAGGACACTACTCAATCAATGCCTTCTGAAGAGATAGAAAGTTCAAAACAAGAACCTGTGGAACCAATTAAATCTGAAATGGATACTTCCAATatcaaaaaagaagaaaatgtatTTGAAGAGTCAAAAGTGGAAGAAGAACCTAAAAGTCGCTTAGAAAGTAGTGTTCTTCCAGAAGTAAAGAAGGAAGACATTCTAGTaaaagaagagaaagaagaTAAGAAAAATGTAGATAATGAACACCCTATAAAAAAGGAAACAGAATCTATAATAAATACTGGTGAAGATACAGTTGAATTGGATGAAGAAGAATCTTCTTTAAGTAAATTAAGTGGAGGACGTGCTATGAAAACTTATTCTAAAAAACAAAATGCTTCTATTGATAGTGAACCCGAAAATGAAGGTACTGGGGAAGGTGCAGATTACAGAGCATGGAAAAAGGCAGTGATGTTAGTTTATAATCGTCTTGCTACTCATAAATATGCATCTGTATTTCTGAGACCTATTACAGAAGACCAAGCACCTGGCTATCATTCTGTTATCTTTAGACCCATGGATTTATCaactattaaaaaaaatattgacaATGGCACTATTAGGTCTACAATGCATTTTCAACGTGATGTCATGCTTATGTTTCAAAATGCCATTATGTACAATAAACATGatacatttatttataaaatggCAGTTTCAATGCAGGAAGAATGTTTACAACATATGCAG ATATTAGTACAAGTCACAGGTGAGGGAACACTTAGAAGAGAAACAAGAACTGCTGCTAGCAGCAGCAGTGAAAACAGTGAAAATAGCATAAAGAGAAAACGAAGTCATATTACACCAAGCCCACATGATACTGAGAGTCCTAGATCAAAGAAACGCAGAAAATCAGAAAATGATTAA
- the LOC143183088 gene encoding heparanase, producing the protein MSYFVTTNERGKNQYERLDEVQSHSIIRPIFSLLIIGFCVLFLTLSTWNFKNTINLTSNVHVFYLNRRYSPLCTVSNKFLSFGLDTSLLRDIKNFPIENEKFINLAKQLAPAYVRVGGTSSDCLYFAFNQTAQTVPKKIISPVNDQDISNFTITDIDFENLYKFAIKSKLRMIFDLNVLIRNGDNSWNDTNSKSIISFAHNKGMKLDWQLGNEPNSFHHVFNRTVNATQLANDYYQLRQILNELGYNESILVGPEVNHIGDTNRKGEHYAQAFLENDEDSVNYVTWHQYYLNGKTARVIDFINVSTFDYLPMQIKSMQDVIEFSGKNVSMWLSETSTAYGGGAPELSDRFVAGFLWLDKLGYSASKGVNVVIRQSLFGGNYSMIGPDLMPNPDWWVSIIYKQFVSDKVLKLVSPNISKRVRLYAHCTPEKVLINRVSAITVYGVNIDKAPAHIIIRGISSLLYKSAKIFLYTLTSDDLQSRAIKMNENILKLQPNGDLPPFLPIILEPTQVITLPPYSMVFIVIHGVDVPACRL; encoded by the exons ATGAGTTATTTTGTAACAACCAATGAACGTGGTAAAAATCAATATGAAAGACTCGACGAAGTCCAATCTC ATTCAATAATACGTCCTATTTTTAGTTTACTAATAATAGGTTTTTGTGTATTATTTCTAACATTGTCAACATGGAATTTCAAGAATACTATAAATCTCACAAGCAATGTTCACGTATTTTACTTGAACCGGAGATATTCTCCTTTGTGCACAGTATCGAACAAGTTTTTGTCCTTCGGTCTCGATACATCTTTACTGCGTGATATAAAAAATTTTccaattgaaaatgaaaaatttatcAACTTAGCTAAGCAGCTTGCGCCTGCATATGTTCGTGTGGGCGGTACATCTTCGGATTGtttatattttgcatttaatcag ACAGCGCAAACGGTTCCTAAGAAAATAATTAGCCCTGTAAACGATCAAGATATAAGTAACTTTACAATTACTGACATAGACTTTGAAAATTTATACAAGTTTGCAATAAAATCGAAATTGCGAATGATTTTTGACTTAAATGTATTAATTAGAAATGGAGACAATTCCTGGAATGATACTAACAGCAAAAGTATAATTTCATTTGCTCACAATAAGGGTATGAAATTAGATTGGCAATTAGGAAATG AACCAAATTCCTTTCATCATGTATTCAATAGAACTGTTAATGCAACACAACTTGCTAATGACTATTATCAATTAAGGCAAATATTAAATGAACTAGGATATAATGAAAGTATTCTAGTTGGTCCAGAAGTGAATCATATAGGAGATACTAATCGCAAAGGAGAGCATTATGCACAAGCATTCTTAGAAAATGATGAAGATAGTGTGAATTATGTTACTTGGCATCAGTATTACCTTAATGGAAAGACAGCTCGAGTAATTGACTTTATTAATGTTTCCACCTTTGATTACTTACCAATGCAAATTAAATCTATGCAAGATGTAATTGAATTTTCAGGGAAAAATGTTTCTATGTGGTTAT CTGAAACCAGTACAGCCTATGGTGGAGGTGCTCCTGAGTTATCAGACAGATTTGTGGCTGGTTTTTTATGGCTTGACAAATTAGGATATAGTGCCAGCAAAGGTGTAAATGTTGTGATCAGGCAATCATTatttggtggaaattattcaatGATTGGACCTGACCTTATGCCAAATCCTGATTGGTGGGTTAGCATAATTTATAAGCAATTTGTATCAGATAAAGTTTTAAAACTGGTCTCGCCAAACATTTCTAAGCGCGTGCGACTTTATGCACACTGCACTCCTGAGAAAGTACTGATTAACAGAGTTTCAGCAATTACAGTATATGGAGTGAATATAGATAAAGCTCCTGCTCACATAATTATTCGGGGAATTTCTTCTCTACTTTATAAAAGTGCTAAAATTTTTTTGTATACACTTACTTCTGATGATTTACAGTCAAG agctataaaaatgaatgaaaatatattaaaattgcaACCAAATGGAGACTTGCCACCATTTTTGCCTATCATATTAGAACCTACACAAGTGATTACTTTACCACCTTATTCTATGGTATTCATTGTGATACATGGTGTAGATGTTCCAGCATGTAGATTATAG
- the LOC143183091 gene encoding uncharacterized protein LOC143183091, producing MTRYCSAFNFLLTLIVVLQISSLRADNAVPVLLWDGSSNSDSATSAVNPFLKTSREEFDAFLRKKLENFPPVFLFVKDNLCIEDLMKHKQHLHKIIASDSLYYFPAVEKAVNVIEDLPSYNHTYNDYMDSISDKQLLIMPINNLDIIPDVYKTIKESSPNLIAILTGRSCSYRRSERVKRDTPTDNSTFVVKSNRVLLYSSQPLLLKISEDKDVIKLPLKPTFDETVQGTQLKLNLQFNGTDSNIVKHKLIFIFEVKSSGYYTLRTVNYEPVGYNNIQNLTTNIDIVFPYNFSYHCSHKIIFQKNATSLNITDLQVQIDPQVSNGKVSFSDAYDCIGFTTIPIWTGIFVTAILALIMIWGLSMIIDIRTMDRFDDPKGKTITISAQE from the exons ATGACGCGATATTGCAGTGCTTTTAATTTTCTGCTAACGTTAATCGTTGTGCTTCAAATTTCGTCGTTACGGGCTGATAACGCGGTGCCTGTATTATTATGGGATGGCTCGTCTAATTCTGATTCAGCAACAAGTGCAGTGAATCCATTTTTAAAGACTAGTCGTGAAGAATTTGATGCATTTTTACGTAAAAAATTGGAGAATTTTCCACCTGTTTTTCTTTTTGTGAAAGATAATCTGTGCATCGAGGACCTGATGAAACACAAGCAG CATCTTCATAAAATTATTGCCAGTGATTCGTTATATTATTTCCCTGCAGTTGAGAAAGCTGTAAATGTTATAGAagatttgccatcgtacaaCCACACTTACAATGATTACATGGATTCGATATCTGATAAACAATTATTGATTATGCCAATCAACAATTTAGACATCATTCCAGATGTATACAAAACTATAAAAGAATCCAGTCCAAACTTAATAGCTATTCTTACAGGAAGGTCATGTAGTTACAGGCGTTCTGAGCGAGTGAAGAGGGACACTCCCACAGATAACTCTACATTTGTTGTTAAATCTAATCGAGTGCTTTTATATTCTAGTCAACCATTGTTGTTAAAG atttcagaagaCAAAGATGTTATAAAACTTCCACTCAAACCTACATTTGATGAAACTGTACAAGGTACACAACTGAAATTGAACCTCCAATTTAATGGAACTGATTCAAATATAGTGAAGCATAAACTCATTTTCATATTTGAAGtcaagagttcaggatattacaCACTTAGAACAGTTAATTATGAACCTGTTGGATacaataatattcaaaatttaacaACTAACATAGATATTGTCTTTCCATATAACTTTTCTTATCATTGTTCgcataaaattatttttcaaaagaATGCTACTTCTTTGAATATCACAGACCTACAAGTTCAAATTGATCCACAAGTTAGCAATGGAAAGGTATCATTTAGTGATGCGTATGATTGTATTGGTTTTACTACCATTCCAATTTGGACAGGAATATTTGTAACTGCCATACTGGCTTTAATCATGATTTGGGGTCTTTCTATGATAATAGATATTCGCACTATGGATAGATTCGATGATCCTAAAGGGAAAACAATTACTATTTCAGCTCAAGAATGA
- the LOC143183090 gene encoding tektin-3 — translation MANNNTERKTETVMYSQLQPWSTVGALPCMEQIAGPPIPIRVGEFYKTPKPHPWRPTLGYEMVEASALPAQPMTNLLANTCYMPKGMATEPLRFPNLVTGFDRNPAHAARAALYTRYSSYEWVQNQLKLYNESDSNRHYSESLRQDTVRMMREADEKVQNGQTETGRKLGERITDTTFWRNEVAAELARLIIENEKMQECRRNLQMTIQSLEGQLHIAQECLYYREARTGSDLVHDQAEHALLKEVEVVKNCQNKLEHFTDKCINQLTNSRAVQNQLELDIRNKETALGIDITCHQMNNFSRGLKYYGGIEKYDNSVTETESWAEASNNVVKKSQTERSKSNQLRSDIDIAINAVGHEMWEAWGNTNNALARRASEMLEAKEKLQMHLHKIQQEIFEIEKNLQLMQKAIADKSSALKVAHTRLESRTHRPEAELCKDYAQLRMIKEVETINSMINQMNLKLQSFEAQQQQLLRTRSNLETDLKSKVDALFIDREKCMGMRRSYPIASVIKF, via the exons ATGGCTAACAATAATACTGAAAGGAAGACAGAAACTGTTATGTACTCG CAACTTCAACCATGGAGTACAGTAGGTGCATTGCCTTGCATGGAGCAAATTGCTGGTCCCCCGATACCAATTAGAGTCGGAGAATTTTACAAAACTCCAAAGCCGCACCCATGGCGTCCTACATTAGGATACGAAATGGTAGAAGCGTCTGCTCT ACCCGCACAACCTATGACAAATCTGTTGGCTAATACGTGTTACATGCCAAAAGGAATGGCCACAGAGCCATTGCGATTTCCAAATTTGGTAACTGGTTTTGATCGAAATCCTGCTCATGCAGCGCGAGCTGCACTGTACACGAGATATAGCTCGTACGAATGGGTACAGAATCAGTTGAAGCTTTATAATGAATCGGATAGCAATAGACATTATTCGGAAAGTCTACGACAAGACACTGTCCGGATGATGCG AGAAGCTGACGAGAAAGTACAAAATGGTCAAACTGAAACGGGTCGTAAATTGGGTGAAAGAATAACAGACACCACTTTTTGGAGAAACGAAGTGGCTGCAGAATTGGCAAGGTTGATAATAGAAAATGAAAAGATGCAGGAATGCCGACGGAATTTGCAAATGACGATACAAAGTTTGGAAGGACAGTTACACATAGCACAAGAATGTTTATATTATCGTGAAGCTAGGACAG GTTCTGACTTGGTTCACGATCAGGCTGAGCATGCTCTTCTCAAAGAAGTAGAAGTTGTTAAAAACTGTCAAAATAAGTTGGAGCATTTTACAGATAAGTGTATTAATCAA CTTACGAACAGCAGAGCTGTACAGAATCAATTAGAGCTGGACATAAGAAATAAAGAGACTGCACTTGGAATTGATATTACGTGTCATCAGATGAATAATTTTAGTCGTGGCTTAAAATATTACGGCGGTATTGAAAAATATGATAACAG CGTTACAGAAACCGAATCATGGGCGGAGGCGTCCAATAATGTTGTGAAAAAATCGCAAACAGAAAGATCGAAATCTAACCAGCTACGAAGCGACATTGACATCGCGATAAACGCAGTTGGGCATGAAATGTGGGAAGCATGGGGCAACACAAATAATGCACTGGCTAGAAGAGCTTCGGAAATGCTAGAGGCAAAAGAAAAATTACAAATGCACTTACACAAA ATACAACAAGAGATttttgaaattgaaaaaaatttgcAATTAATGCAAAAAGCCATTGCGGATAAAAGTTCTGCTTTAAAAGTTGCACACACACGTCTTGAAAGTAGAACGCATCGGCCCGAAGCGGAGTTATGTAAAGATTACGCTCAACTCAG aatgATCAAAGAGGTGGAAACAATAAACTCAATGATAAACCAAATGAAtttaaaattgcaaagtttcgaAGCACAACAACAGCAACTTTtacgcactagatcgaatttggAGACCGATCTGAAATCGAAAGTTGATGCGTTATTTATCGATAGAGAAAAATGTATGGGTATGCGAAGGAGTTATCCAATCGCGTCAGTCATTAAGTTCTaa